From Streptomyces sp. TLI_105, the proteins below share one genomic window:
- a CDS encoding phosphopantetheine-binding protein: MPTISREQMRADIAEATGLDPEQIADDTNLRDAGLDSIRLMTLVEKWRAAGVQGADFVALASSPTLGAWLAEFSVDVAADAQTAR, translated from the coding sequence ATGCCCACGATAAGCCGCGAGCAGATGAGGGCCGACATCGCCGAGGCGACCGGCCTCGACCCCGAGCAGATCGCCGACGACACCAATCTGCGTGACGCGGGGCTCGACTCCATCCGGCTGATGACCCTCGTCGAGAAGTGGAGGGCCGCCGGGGTCCAGGGCGCGGACTTCGTGGCCCTGGCCTCGTCGCCGACGCTCGGCGCATGGCTCGCCGAGTTCTCCGTGGACGTGGCCGCCGACGCCCAGACCGCCCGCTGA
- a CDS encoding (2,3-dihydroxybenzoyl)adenylate synthase, whose protein sequence is MSHSAWTSGDFVPWPAEEAASYRSSGYWAGLTFGELLARRAAESGERRAVRDRHRTLTYRQLDEAASSFATGLRDLGIRPGDRVLLQIPNRAEFLEALYALFRLGAVPVMCLPAHRHAELAAIAEASSAVALIVARDGDGFSYLDLAQRIRQDVPSLRHVIAAGPATARAVSTAGADLDDLYPPAAELPAPSADAVALLQLSGGSTGLPKLIPRTHDDYLYSVRRSIEVCGIDESSVYLAVLPASHNFTLSSAGILGALVAGGTVALTEDPSPSSAFAFIKETGTTITALVPPLARVWVNTAEQSAAPELDTLQVVQIGGARCPAELAARIRPALGASVQQVFGMAEGLVCYTRLDDPEDIAVATQGRPMSDGDQLLVVDDHDRPVEAGASGHLLTRGPYTIRGYFRNPAANRRSFTDDGWYRTGDIVSIRPDGNLVVVGRSGDFINRSGEKLSPEELEQHLLKHPLVDDVIAVGMADDMLGERTCVFVVPSAADTAPSLTDLRTFARQNGLADWKLPDEVRVVQEFPKTKVGKASRADLRAILRG, encoded by the coding sequence ATGTCGCACAGTGCGTGGACCAGCGGAGATTTCGTCCCCTGGCCGGCGGAAGAGGCCGCCTCGTACCGGAGTTCCGGTTACTGGGCGGGCCTGACCTTCGGCGAGCTGCTCGCGCGCCGGGCGGCCGAATCGGGCGAGCGGCGCGCGGTCCGCGACCGTCACCGGACCTTGACCTACCGTCAACTGGACGAGGCGGCCTCGTCGTTCGCGACCGGGCTGCGGGACCTGGGCATCCGGCCCGGCGACCGGGTACTGCTCCAGATACCCAACCGGGCCGAGTTCCTCGAGGCGCTGTACGCCTTGTTCCGGCTCGGCGCCGTACCCGTCATGTGCCTTCCCGCCCACCGGCACGCCGAACTGGCCGCGATCGCAGAAGCCAGCTCGGCGGTGGCCCTCATCGTCGCGCGGGACGGGGACGGCTTCTCCTACCTCGACCTGGCACAGCGGATACGGCAAGACGTGCCGTCACTGCGTCACGTGATAGCGGCCGGACCCGCGACGGCGCGTGCCGTCTCGACGGCCGGCGCGGACCTCGACGACCTCTACCCGCCCGCGGCGGAGCTCCCCGCGCCGTCCGCCGACGCGGTGGCCCTGCTCCAGCTCTCCGGGGGCAGCACCGGACTTCCCAAGCTCATCCCGCGCACCCACGACGACTACCTCTACAGCGTGCGGCGCAGCATCGAGGTGTGCGGCATCGACGAGTCGTCGGTCTACCTGGCGGTGCTGCCGGCCTCCCACAACTTCACCCTCAGCTCCGCCGGCATCCTCGGCGCGCTGGTGGCGGGCGGCACGGTGGCACTGACGGAGGACCCGAGCCCGTCCTCGGCCTTCGCGTTCATCAAGGAGACCGGCACCACCATCACCGCACTCGTACCGCCGCTCGCCCGGGTGTGGGTCAACACGGCCGAGCAGTCGGCCGCTCCGGAACTCGACACGCTTCAGGTCGTCCAGATCGGCGGCGCGCGCTGCCCGGCCGAACTGGCCGCACGGATCAGGCCCGCTCTCGGCGCCTCCGTGCAACAGGTGTTCGGGATGGCCGAGGGCCTGGTCTGCTACACCCGCCTGGACGACCCCGAGGACATCGCGGTCGCCACCCAGGGCCGGCCGATGTCCGACGGGGACCAGCTGCTCGTGGTCGACGACCACGACAGGCCGGTCGAAGCCGGCGCATCCGGCCATCTGCTGACCCGAGGCCCCTACACGATCCGCGGCTACTTCCGTAATCCCGCCGCCAACCGCCGCTCCTTCACCGACGACGGCTGGTACCGGACCGGCGACATCGTCAGCATCCGACCCGACGGGAACCTCGTCGTCGTCGGGCGCTCGGGCGACTTCATCAACCGCAGCGGCGAGAAGCTCTCACCGGAGGAGCTGGAACAGCACCTGCTGAAGCATCCGCTGGTCGACGATGTGATCGCGGTCGGCATGGCCGACGACATGCTCGGCGAACGCACCTGCGTCTTCGTCGTCCCGAGCGCCGCGGACACCGCTCCGTCCCTGACGGACCTGCGCACCTTCGCGCGGCAGAACGGTCTGGCCGACTGGAAGCTGCCCGACGAGGTCAGGGTCGTCCAGGAATTTCCCAAGACGAAGGTCGGGAAGGCGAGCCGGGCCGACCTCCGCGCCATCCTGCGCGGCTGA
- a CDS encoding isochorismate synthase MenF: MARQQATPFVLSKRHQSIHAPGSLDAFDDAYEAATRLREGRIPAVVGALPFDLRSPAALTVPAALHRLPGPWFAPASSDSVPECVVLDRLPSPDDHVQAVGSAVRRLRASDDPLTKVVLARSLVLGADRPIAPMALVHTLAANDAAGNGFCVDLTPAGAPYTGRALVGSSPELLVRRVGREVSCFPLAGTAARSADPDHDAAIAQSLTRSVKDLGEHAIVVEGLRRSLEALCEDVRAPSSPSLVAAPALWHLGTPVTGTLRSERTSALDLALALHPTAAVCGHPPEDARDAIAQIEGDRGFYAGAVGWCDAQGDGEWMVSIRCGELAADRRSIRVFAGGGIVAQSDPEAELAETSAKFTPMLTALGATEYASV; this comes from the coding sequence ATGGCACGTCAGCAGGCCACTCCCTTCGTTCTCTCGAAGCGGCATCAGTCGATCCACGCACCTGGCTCCCTCGACGCGTTCGATGACGCGTACGAGGCCGCCACGCGGCTGAGGGAAGGACGCATCCCGGCCGTCGTCGGTGCCCTTCCGTTCGACCTGAGGTCTCCCGCCGCTCTCACCGTTCCCGCCGCGCTCCACCGCCTCCCGGGGCCGTGGTTCGCCCCCGCCTCTTCCGACTCCGTTCCCGAGTGCGTCGTCCTCGACCGCCTCCCTTCTCCTGACGACCATGTCCAGGCCGTCGGTTCTGCGGTGCGCCGTCTGCGCGCGTCCGACGATCCGCTGACCAAGGTGGTACTGGCGCGCTCGCTCGTCCTCGGCGCCGATCGACCCATCGCACCCATGGCCCTGGTGCACACACTCGCGGCCAACGACGCCGCGGGCAACGGCTTTTGCGTGGACCTGACTCCGGCGGGGGCGCCCTACACCGGCCGCGCCCTGGTCGGGTCGAGTCCGGAGCTCCTGGTGCGCCGGGTGGGACGGGAGGTCTCCTGTTTCCCGCTGGCCGGCACCGCCGCACGCTCGGCGGACCCCGATCACGACGCCGCCATCGCCCAGTCCCTGACCCGATCGGTCAAGGACCTCGGCGAACACGCCATCGTGGTCGAGGGACTGCGCAGGTCGCTGGAGGCACTCTGCGAGGACGTCCGGGCCCCGAGCTCGCCGTCACTGGTGGCGGCGCCGGCCCTGTGGCACCTGGGAACGCCCGTGACCGGCACCCTCAGGAGCGAGCGGACCTCCGCTCTCGACCTGGCCCTGGCCCTCCATCCGACCGCGGCGGTCTGCGGCCATCCGCCCGAGGACGCCCGCGACGCCATCGCGCAGATCGAAGGGGACCGCGGTTTCTACGCCGGCGCGGTGGGCTGGTGCGACGCGCAGGGCGACGGCGAATGGATGGTGTCCATACGCTGCGGAGAGCTCGCGGCCGACCGGCGCAGCATCCGGGTCTTCGCGGGCGGCGGCATCGTCGCGCAGTCCGACCCGGAGGCCGAACTCGCCGAGACCTCCGCCAAGTTCACCCCGATGCTGACCGCGCTCGGGGCTACGGAGTACGCCTCCGTATAG
- a CDS encoding isochorismatase family protein translates to MAIPPIPAYDLPSLGELTANRVPWQLDTERCALLVHDMQKYFIDAYDRRAEPISTAIGNMAAIRRACQEAGVPVVYTAQPGNQHPSRRGLLSDFWGSGLSSGRDAEIIDELTPGDEDIFVTKWRYSAFQRTDLAQLLKHHGRDQLIVVGVYAHMGCMLSAAEAFMNDIQPFMVADATADFSRDEHLLALDYTAKRCGSVVTTDQVIGSLSLRAAA, encoded by the coding sequence ATGGCGATTCCCCCCATTCCCGCGTACGACCTTCCCTCCCTCGGCGAGCTGACCGCCAACCGCGTTCCGTGGCAGCTGGACACGGAACGGTGCGCCCTGCTCGTCCACGACATGCAGAAGTACTTCATCGACGCCTACGACCGCCGGGCGGAGCCGATATCCACGGCGATCGGGAACATGGCCGCCATCCGGCGGGCGTGCCAGGAAGCCGGCGTCCCGGTGGTGTACACGGCTCAGCCCGGGAACCAGCACCCGTCGCGGCGCGGCCTGCTGTCGGACTTCTGGGGCAGTGGACTCAGCTCCGGCCGTGATGCGGAGATCATCGACGAACTGACCCCCGGCGACGAGGACATCTTCGTCACCAAGTGGCGCTACTCCGCGTTCCAGCGGACCGATCTGGCCCAACTGCTCAAGCACCACGGGCGGGACCAGCTGATCGTCGTCGGCGTGTACGCCCACATGGGGTGCATGCTCAGCGCCGCCGAGGCGTTCATGAACGACATCCAGCCGTTCATGGTCGCCGACGCCACGGCCGACTTCAGCCGGGACGAGCACCTCCTGGCCCTGGACTACACCGCCAAGAGGTGCGGTTCGGTGGTGACCACGGACCAGGTGATCGGATCGCTGTCCCTTCGCGCCGCGGCGTGA
- a CDS encoding SDR family oxidoreductase, translated as MNQGRQIDGVTGASVIVTGAAGGIGRAVAEAFASADARVVLWDVDERVHAVATEIQERRAAKAYAVCADITDRAAVREAFDLSESAAGGVSVVVHAAGRLSTGPALEAAEEAWERCLSTNATGTMLVASEAARRMVSRGHGAITVISSNAASTPRVGMSAYAASKAAASAFVRCLGLEVAGRGVRCNLVSPGSTDTAMLHQSWTGTADMDSTIAGDPTAYRLGIPLRRVAQPQDIADAALFLSSTAARHITLHDLRVDGGATLDM; from the coding sequence ATGAATCAGGGTAGACAGATCGACGGCGTGACGGGTGCGAGCGTGATCGTCACGGGCGCCGCCGGAGGTATCGGACGGGCGGTCGCCGAGGCGTTCGCGTCCGCGGATGCCCGGGTCGTGCTCTGGGACGTCGACGAACGGGTCCATGCCGTCGCCACGGAGATCCAGGAACGTCGTGCGGCGAAGGCGTACGCGGTCTGCGCGGACATCACCGACCGCGCCGCCGTGCGCGAGGCGTTCGACCTCTCCGAATCCGCCGCCGGGGGCGTCTCCGTCGTGGTCCACGCCGCCGGCCGGCTGTCGACCGGGCCGGCGCTCGAAGCCGCCGAAGAGGCCTGGGAACGGTGTCTGTCGACGAACGCGACGGGCACCATGCTCGTCGCCTCGGAGGCCGCGCGGCGCATGGTCTCCCGTGGACACGGGGCGATCACCGTCATCAGCTCCAACGCGGCGTCGACCCCCCGGGTGGGCATGAGTGCCTACGCCGCGTCCAAGGCCGCCGCCTCCGCGTTCGTACGGTGCCTGGGACTCGAGGTCGCCGGCCGGGGCGTGCGGTGCAACCTCGTGTCGCCCGGTTCGACCGACACCGCGATGCTGCACCAGAGCTGGACCGGCACCGCGGACATGGACTCGACGATCGCCGGTGACCCCACCGCGTACCGGCTGGGGATCCCCCTGCGCCGTGTCGCCCAGCCGCAGGACATAGCCGACGCGGCGCTCTTCCTGTCTTCCACCGCCGCACGCCACATCACGCTGCACGACCTCCGCGTCGACGGCGGCGCCACTCTGGACATGTGA
- a CDS encoding aspartyl/asparaginyl beta-hydroxylase domain-containing protein yields MRSHILGKIELDQTRLSPDLAYLAAVPTVEEEYDEFSNGFWKHVPLWNASGDSEDRLYRDLKDTAARPTAHVEHVPYLKEIVTTVFDGAHLQMARTRNLKNAIVIPHRDFVELDRAADRYFRTFMVLEDSPLAFHSNEDTVIHMRPGEIWFLDAATVHSAVNFSEISRQSLCVDFAFDGDFDEKEIFADPTVYAPGATPTLPERRPFTEEHHRRILGLGQVIERENFRDVLFMLSKVHYKYDVHPSETYDWLIEISKQSGDDQMVEKAEQIRDFAVEARALTERFSLTSW; encoded by the coding sequence ATGCGCTCACACATCCTTGGCAAGATCGAACTCGATCAGACCCGGCTGTCCCCGGATCTCGCATACCTGGCCGCGGTTCCGACCGTGGAGGAGGAGTACGACGAATTCAGCAACGGTTTCTGGAAGCACGTCCCCCTGTGGAACGCCTCCGGGGACAGCGAGGACCGGCTCTACCGCGACCTCAAGGACACCGCCGCCCGGCCGACGGCGCACGTGGAACACGTCCCGTACCTCAAGGAGATCGTGACCACGGTCTTCGACGGCGCGCACCTGCAGATGGCGCGGACCCGGAACCTGAAGAACGCCATCGTCATCCCGCACCGCGACTTCGTGGAGCTGGACCGCGCGGCCGACCGCTACTTCCGCACCTTCATGGTGCTGGAGGACAGCCCGCTCGCCTTCCACTCCAACGAGGACACCGTCATCCACATGCGCCCGGGCGAGATCTGGTTCCTGGACGCCGCGACGGTGCACTCCGCGGTCAACTTCTCGGAGATCAGCCGGCAGTCGCTGTGCGTCGACTTCGCCTTCGACGGGGACTTCGACGAGAAGGAGATCTTCGCCGACCCGACCGTCTACGCCCCCGGCGCCACGCCCACCCTGCCCGAGCGCCGTCCGTTCACCGAGGAGCACCACCGGCGGATCCTCGGCCTGGGCCAGGTGATCGAGCGGGAGAACTTCCGGGACGTCCTGTTCATGCTGTCCAAGGTGCACTACAAGTACGACGTGCACCCCAGCGAGACCTACGACTGGCTGATCGAGATCTCGAAGCAGAGCGGCGACGACCAGATGGTCGAGAAGGCCGAGCAGATCAGGGACTTCGCCGTCGAGGCCCGCGCTCTGACCGAGCGCTTCTCCCTGACCTCCTGGTGA
- a CDS encoding acyltransferase, with protein sequence MPTDGTSLATTEPQERQASARPDGPRQHRPSRLPSLTGLRFPAAFMVFVFHASLPMPLVRLLADDTVEHRFAWAVGPSGALGVTFFFVLSGFVLTWSASDDDTAPSFWRRRYVKILPNYVVAWILAMALYAAATPLLPALGALFMFQVWTPYFSEHLPVNPPSWSLAVEAVFYLAFPLLLAGIRRISADRLKYWIVGTVAAVFVTPLVTYQLVPAGPHVMPGTDGTSPVHYWFAYIMPLPRVLDFALGILVARAVMLNRWRNIGMIWSGVLLAAGYVASYHVPYLYAQRATCLIPAVTLIAAAAVADRDGRFTLFRSRAMVWLGNVSFAFYLLHFIVLAWFRKLLGTEMYGTATGVAIIAGEAVVTLLASWALYALVEKPLTHRFSRPRRQAG encoded by the coding sequence ATGCCCACGGACGGCACAAGCCTGGCGACGACGGAGCCACAGGAAAGACAGGCATCCGCACGGCCGGACGGCCCACGACAGCACCGCCCGAGCCGACTTCCCTCACTGACCGGCCTGCGCTTCCCCGCGGCGTTCATGGTGTTCGTCTTCCACGCCTCGCTGCCGATGCCCCTGGTGCGCCTGCTCGCCGACGACACGGTGGAGCACCGCTTCGCGTGGGCCGTGGGCCCGAGCGGCGCACTCGGTGTGACGTTCTTCTTCGTGCTCAGCGGATTCGTGCTGACGTGGTCGGCCTCCGACGACGACACCGCGCCGTCCTTCTGGCGCAGGCGTTACGTCAAGATCCTGCCCAACTACGTCGTCGCCTGGATCCTCGCGATGGCGCTGTACGCGGCCGCGACGCCGCTCCTGCCCGCGCTCGGCGCCCTGTTCATGTTCCAGGTGTGGACGCCGTACTTCTCCGAGCACCTCCCGGTGAATCCGCCGAGCTGGTCGCTCGCCGTGGAGGCCGTCTTCTACCTGGCCTTCCCGCTGCTGCTGGCCGGGATCAGGCGGATCTCCGCCGACCGGCTGAAGTACTGGATCGTCGGCACGGTGGCGGCGGTCTTCGTCACGCCGCTGGTCACCTACCAGCTCGTGCCGGCCGGCCCGCACGTGATGCCCGGCACGGACGGCACCTCGCCGGTCCACTACTGGTTCGCCTACATCATGCCGTTGCCCCGCGTCCTGGACTTCGCGCTCGGGATCCTCGTCGCCCGGGCCGTGATGCTGAACCGCTGGCGCAACATCGGCATGATCTGGTCCGGTGTCCTGCTCGCCGCCGGATACGTCGCCAGCTACCACGTGCCGTACCTGTACGCCCAGCGCGCGACGTGCCTCATCCCCGCGGTCACGCTCATCGCCGCCGCCGCCGTGGCGGACCGAGACGGCCGCTTCACCCTCTTCCGCAGCCGCGCGATGGTCTGGCTCGGCAATGTGTCCTTCGCCTTCTACCTGCTGCACTTCATCGTGCTCGCCTGGTTCCGGAAGCTGCTGGGGACCGAGATGTACGGGACCGCGACCGGCGTCGCCATCATCGCCGGCGAGGCGGTGGTCACGCTGCTGGCCTCCTGGGCCCTGTACGCCCTCGTGGAGAAGCCGCTGACGCACCGGTTCTCGCGCCCGCGGCGGCAGGCCGGCTGA
- a CDS encoding MFS transporter, whose amino-acid sequence MTTLPEQPLDDIAAPAETRKSRDWLLLGISLGYFMVLLDTTVVVVALPAIAEEFHASVDSLQWISNGYTLTFAALLLTAGALSDRLGAKQLFLYSSAAFAVVSAISIAAPNSLSLIILRGLLGLFGAGLLPTSMALFVNSYPDPGKRARAMGVWAAITGVALAAGPLIGGVLTDSLGWRAIFAVNVPVAALSIAITAKKAPATAPKPGRGLDLPGQLTGIACLGLLTYGLIAGGESGFGDPVVLSTLVASVVMGVAFVVVERKRRSDVMLPMSLFGSSTFSAGLLAGLLVNFGLSGAMFVLSLFFQTMDHASAMKTGLLFLPLTLPTAFNGSYAGKLVARIGPRVPATLGFVLMGAGTLLQVPFMHADASTIGSMAGLLLLGFGISFAMPSLISAVIGSVPKHHAGIGGGALNASRQTGAVLGVAILGVVIGSGDGPQHYGLAMGIAGVLLLVGALVVAGFVGRRSPST is encoded by the coding sequence GTGACGACGCTACCCGAGCAACCACTTGACGACATCGCAGCCCCGGCCGAGACCAGGAAATCGCGAGACTGGCTCCTGCTGGGCATCTCCCTGGGCTACTTCATGGTGCTGCTCGACACCACCGTCGTCGTAGTCGCGCTCCCGGCCATCGCGGAGGAGTTCCACGCCTCCGTCGACTCCCTCCAGTGGATCTCGAACGGCTACACCCTCACGTTCGCCGCGCTCCTGCTCACCGCGGGCGCGCTGTCGGACAGGCTGGGAGCCAAGCAACTCTTCCTCTACAGCTCCGCCGCCTTCGCCGTGGTCTCCGCCATCTCGATCGCGGCACCCAACTCCCTGTCCCTGATCATCCTCCGGGGACTGCTGGGCCTGTTCGGCGCCGGCCTGCTGCCCACGTCCATGGCCCTGTTCGTCAACTCCTATCCGGATCCGGGCAAGCGTGCCCGGGCGATGGGCGTCTGGGCCGCCATCACCGGCGTCGCGCTGGCGGCCGGACCGCTGATCGGTGGTGTGCTCACCGACTCCCTCGGCTGGCGCGCGATCTTCGCCGTCAACGTCCCGGTGGCCGCGCTCAGCATCGCGATCACCGCGAAGAAGGCGCCCGCCACGGCCCCGAAGCCCGGGCGCGGCCTGGACCTGCCGGGCCAGCTCACCGGAATCGCCTGCCTCGGCCTGCTCACCTACGGACTGATCGCCGGTGGCGAGAGCGGCTTCGGTGACCCGGTGGTCCTGTCGACCCTGGTCGCCTCGGTGGTCATGGGCGTGGCCTTCGTCGTGGTCGAGCGCAAGCGGCGCTCCGACGTCATGCTCCCGATGAGCCTGTTCGGCTCGTCCACCTTCTCGGCGGGCCTGCTCGCCGGACTGCTGGTCAACTTCGGTCTGTCGGGCGCCATGTTCGTCCTGTCGCTGTTCTTCCAGACGATGGACCACGCCAGTGCGATGAAGACCGGTCTGCTGTTCCTGCCGCTGACCCTGCCGACCGCGTTCAACGGCAGCTACGCGGGCAAGCTGGTCGCGAGGATCGGGCCGCGGGTCCCCGCCACCCTCGGGTTCGTCCTGATGGGTGCCGGCACGCTGCTCCAGGTGCCGTTCATGCACGCCGACGCGTCGACGATCGGCAGCATGGCCGGTCTTCTGCTGCTCGGCTTCGGCATCTCCTTCGCGATGCCGTCGCTCATCAGCGCCGTCATCGGCTCGGTGCCCAAGCACCACGCCGGAATCGGCGGCGGAGCGCTCAACGCCTCCCGGCAGACCGGTGCCGTCCTCGGCGTCGCCATCCTCGGCGTGGTCATCGGCTCGGGCGACGGACCGCAGCACTACGGCCTGGCGATGGGCATCGCGGGCGTGCTGCTCCTGGTGGGCGCGCTGGTGGTCGCCGGATTCGTGGGACGGCGCTCCCCCAGCACCTGA
- a CDS encoding thioesterase II family protein has protein sequence MRLFVFHHAGGSHLMYRDLAAHFPGDWEVHTPDAPGRLMDGRVPLERMDTLVDHFLTELGTGLSGRFALFGHSMGAALGYALTRRLLDEGRTPPVWLGVSARIAPLPAADGEEPGAVRVPLPDGPSDETLRSRVAAMGGTPQGILDDPDLWARFKPTIHGDLHLTESWRPPAPVPLEVPISAFAGTDDPVVPVESLTKWSTLTRHFLGLHHFDGDHFYFQDDPGPLARRIHADIRRATALQATAAPGTSRA, from the coding sequence ATGCGCCTGTTCGTGTTCCACCACGCCGGTGGTTCGCACCTCATGTACCGCGACTTGGCCGCCCACTTCCCGGGAGACTGGGAGGTCCACACCCCCGACGCCCCGGGCCGGTTGATGGACGGGCGGGTCCCGCTCGAGCGCATGGACACCCTCGTGGACCACTTCCTCACCGAGCTGGGCACCGGACTCAGCGGTAGGTTCGCGCTGTTCGGCCACAGCATGGGCGCCGCGCTGGGATACGCGCTGACCCGCCGCCTGCTCGACGAGGGCCGCACCCCGCCCGTCTGGCTGGGCGTGTCGGCGCGCATCGCGCCCCTGCCCGCCGCCGACGGCGAGGAGCCGGGCGCGGTCCGGGTCCCGCTCCCCGACGGCCCTTCCGACGAGACCCTGCGGAGCCGGGTCGCCGCCATGGGCGGCACCCCGCAGGGCATCCTGGACGACCCCGATCTGTGGGCCCGGTTCAAGCCCACCATCCACGGAGACCTGCACCTCACCGAGTCGTGGCGCCCGCCCGCCCCCGTCCCGCTCGAGGTACCGATCTCCGCCTTCGCCGGAACGGACGATCCCGTCGTGCCCGTCGAGTCGCTCACCAAGTGGAGCACACTGACCCGGCACTTCCTCGGGCTGCACCACTTCGACGGTGACCACTTCTACTTCCAGGACGATCCCGGCCCGCTCGCCCGCCGGATCCACGCCGACATACGCCGGGCCACCGCCCTACAGGCCACCGCGGCCCCGGGGACCTCCCGGGCGTGA
- a CDS encoding DedA family protein, translating into MPFTALALHPPLPPALAGEPADGFAGWAAGLVDTMGGPGAGLAIALENLFPPLPSEVILPLTGFAAGQGVIGLASALFWTTLGSVVGAVALYWIGALFGQRRMHALWARLPLVKVSDLERTERWFARHGTKAVFLGRMVPIFRSLVSVPAGVERMPMHVFLALTTLGSLVWNSVLVMAGYWLGERWDLVEGYVGVLSKAVLVLVLVALAAFLAVRLRGRGRAQHRRTS; encoded by the coding sequence ATGCCCTTCACCGCGCTCGCCCTTCATCCGCCCCTTCCCCCGGCCCTGGCCGGGGAGCCCGCCGACGGGTTCGCCGGATGGGCCGCCGGGCTCGTCGACACGATGGGCGGGCCCGGCGCCGGGCTGGCCATCGCGCTCGAGAACCTCTTTCCGCCGCTGCCCAGCGAGGTGATCCTGCCCCTGACCGGCTTCGCCGCCGGGCAGGGCGTGATCGGCCTGGCCTCGGCGCTGTTCTGGACGACGCTGGGTTCGGTGGTCGGGGCGGTGGCCCTCTACTGGATCGGCGCGCTCTTCGGGCAGCGACGGATGCACGCGCTCTGGGCCCGGCTGCCGCTGGTGAAGGTCTCCGATCTGGAGCGCACCGAGCGGTGGTTCGCCCGGCACGGCACGAAGGCCGTGTTCCTGGGGCGCATGGTGCCGATCTTCCGCAGTCTCGTCTCCGTCCCGGCGGGGGTCGAGCGGATGCCGATGCACGTCTTCCTCGCGCTCACGACGCTCGGCAGTCTCGTCTGGAACAGCGTCCTCGTCATGGCCGGCTACTGGCTCGGGGAGCGCTGGGACCTGGTCGAGGGGTACGTGGGCGTGCTGTCCAAGGCCGTGCTGGTGCTGGTCCTCGTGGCCCTGGCCGCGTTCCTCGCCGTACGGCTCCGGGGGCGCGGGCGCGCCCAGCACCGCCGTACCTCGTGA
- a CDS encoding sensor histidine kinase — protein sequence MRGGEGGGTGVRSAGLRFVGVVLGCLSALLGALFLVVAGAVLGPWPRARRVLVAGARWLAALERSRRSVFFGDRFPGPYEVPDRRLLRYLAARVGTGLVSGVVLGLLGFGAVLALLLVRGVIRGSLDWTELLGQLLLGGVLLFLDVQGLHALTALDARLARACFGPSERELLRRRIDELALSRAAVVQAVDTERRRIERDLHDGVQQRLVALAMLLGRARRGRGRDPEQADALLWQAHREAQDVLAELRDVAWRVYPAALDSLGLEEALGGVAQRCAIPLRVRFEAGDAPLPRPVETAAYFVVSEAVTNAAKHSSASAVSVRVTRVGPLLTVRVEDDGRGGADPAGSGLTGLRSRVAALDGTLRVDSPLGGPTTLVAELPCA from the coding sequence GTGCGCGGGGGCGAAGGCGGCGGTACGGGGGTTCGGTCGGCGGGGCTGCGGTTCGTCGGGGTGGTGCTCGGCTGCCTCAGCGCTCTTCTCGGCGCGCTCTTCCTCGTGGTCGCCGGAGCCGTACTCGGGCCGTGGCCCCGCGCGCGGCGGGTCCTGGTCGCCGGGGCACGGTGGCTCGCGGCGCTGGAGCGGAGCCGTCGCTCGGTCTTCTTCGGCGACCGGTTCCCCGGCCCGTACGAGGTCCCCGACCGGCGGCTCCTGCGGTACCTCGCGGCCCGCGTGGGGACGGGCCTGGTGTCCGGGGTCGTCCTCGGGCTCCTCGGCTTCGGCGCCGTCTTGGCCCTCCTGCTCGTCCGGGGCGTAATCCGGGGCTCGCTCGACTGGACGGAGCTCCTCGGTCAGCTGCTGCTCGGCGGTGTCCTGCTCTTCCTCGACGTCCAGGGGCTGCACGCGCTGACCGCGCTCGACGCCCGTCTCGCGCGCGCGTGCTTCGGGCCCTCCGAGCGGGAACTGCTGCGGCGGCGCATCGACGAACTCGCCCTCAGCCGGGCCGCCGTGGTCCAGGCCGTGGACACCGAGCGCCGGCGGATCGAGCGGGATCTCCACGACGGCGTCCAGCAGCGGCTCGTGGCCCTGGCCATGCTGCTCGGCCGGGCGCGCCGGGGCCGGGGGCGCGACCCGGAGCAGGCGGACGCCCTGCTGTGGCAGGCGCACCGGGAGGCCCAGGACGTCCTGGCCGAGCTGCGGGACGTGGCCTGGCGGGTGTATCCGGCGGCCCTCGACAGCCTGGGGCTCGAAGAGGCGCTCGGCGGGGTGGCCCAGCGCTGCGCGATCCCGCTGCGCGTCCGGTTCGAGGCGGGGGACGCGCCGCTGCCCCGGCCGGTGGAGACCGCCGCGTACTTCGTGGTGTCGGAGGCCGTCACGAACGCCGCCAAGCATTCCTCCGCCTCCGCCGTCTCCGTCCGCGTGACGCGCGTCGGCCCGCTGCTCACCGTGCGGGTCGAGGACGACGGCCGGGGCGGCGCGGACCCGGCCGGAAGCGGGCTCACCGGGCTGCGCAGCCGGGTCGCCGCGCTCGACGGGACCCTGCGCGTCGACAGCCCCCTCGGGGGACCCACCACTCTTGTCGCGGAGCTGCCGTGCGCGTGA